Sequence from the Clostridium butyricum genome:
ATTGAATATCACCTTTTTCATATGGAATTAAATATTCAACTTTTCTATAATTATATGGAAGTTTTTCTTCAATAAGTTCTAAAAATTCTTCAAGGTTAGTTCCAAATGCTGCTGATACTTCAATTATTTTATTATTTCCTTCTAATGCTTCTTTTATCTTATTTATTTGCTCTTCAGAAGCTTTATCTATCTTGTTTAAAACTATAATAGTTTCTTTATCTATTGCTCCAAGTTCTGTAAGAACTTCATTTACTGCAATATATTGTTCAACAGCTGTATCACTTGATGTATCAATCACATGGCATAAGAGATCTGAAAAAATCACTTCTTCAAGTGTGGATTTAAAAGCTTCTACTAAATCATGAGGAAGTTTTCTTACAAATCCAACTGTATCTGTTAATGTTATTACTCCCTTGTTCTTTAATGTAATAGCTCTTGTTGTTGTATCCAATGTTGCAAAAAGCATATCTGCTTCAAATACTTTTTCTTTTGTTTTATTTTCCTTTTTAGCTGCAAGATCACATAATGCATTTCTAAGGGTAGACTTACCTGCATTTGTATATCCTACAAGTGATACTTTAGGAATATTTTCCTTATTTCTCTTTTCTCTTTGAATTTCCCTTGTCTTTTTAATCTTTTTAAGTTCAGCTCTTAAGTCATATATAGTTTCCATTATATGTCTTCTATCTGTTTCAAGTTTCTTTTCTCCAGGTCCTCTTGTACCAATACCTCCTCCAGTTCTTGATAGTATAGTTCCAAGTCCCTGTAATCTACTTAATCTATATTTTAACTGGGCAAGTTCAACTTGAATCTTTGCTTCTTTTGTCTTTGCTCTAGTTGCAAATATTTCTAATATTAAAGTAGTTCTATCAATAACCTTTGCGCCTATTGCTGCTTCTAAATTTCTAACTTGAGATCCTGATAATTCATCATCAAAGATCACAACATTTGCTCTTTCAACCTGTCTCATGGATGCAATTTCTAGCACCTTACCTCTTCCTATATAAAATGCTGCATCTATTTTATTTCTGCTTTGAAATACTGTATTTAAAACAGGTATATTACAAGCTTCTGTAAGTTCCTTTAATTCTTCAAGACTTTCTCTTGTATCAGAACCAACCAATATTGCTTTTTCTTCATTATCCTCTATTACATCATTTGTTTTTATTAAATTTTCTATAAACTTTATTTTATCTAATATATTTACAGACAGTATAGCATCTAGTGACAGATTACTCTTTTCTTCATACTCTAATTTATTATTGTATAAAGTAAGCATTCCCAAAGAAAAATCTACTATGCTTCCATCTATAACTGCAACAGAAACGATTGCATCAAGTTTTAATTTTAAAAGTGCAGTAAGATCTAGAGCTGAAAGGTTACAATAACCATTTGGATGAGTATGAATTACTCTTACTCCTGCAAGTCTTTTTTCATCTATGTTTATAACTGGAACTTCTACTGATGTTGAATCTCCAATTGCAACAGCTGTAACATTTCCCTTTCTGTTTATTGCTACACTAACTTCTCTTTCAATTAAGCTTGAAATCCTAGAAATTATATTTAAAATTTCCAAATTACATACTTCATCTTTAAGAGTCTTTATTGAATGAATACTCTCTAATTCATCAATCAGAGATTTTTTAATACCTTCTATATTTCCATCTATCATAAAATCACCTCATATAAGCTATCTTGACAACTTTCATATAATTTTATACTATTAATTCATTAATTACAACTTAAATAAAATACACTCTTTAAGGTTGTACATGTGTTTTTTGTATAATCTTAAATTAATTTGGCATTTTTAGTTGAAATTTTTCCAACGATTTTTTTATGTGAATTTTTTGTCGCATATATTACTTTCAAAATAATATTTATTTTTTATTTCTTAAAATATATGCATTTTCTACAAAATTTTTTTCAACTATAAAATACTATATTTCAATAAATATGTACAAAATATAATATACATATTTATGTAGTTTAATCTATGTTTTTGTTGTAATAATAAATAGATACTTTAAGTATAAAAATATATATAATTATATTGTAAACATAAAAATAATAAAATAACAAATATTTTTAAAGGAGTTTTTAACAATATGGAAGATAAGAAACGTAATATTCTTTTTTCTGAAGATCAAATCAGTTCTAGAATTAAAGAATTAGGAGAAATTATAAACAGAGAATATAAAGGAAGAAATCTTTATGTTTTATCATTATTAAGAGGAAGCTTTGTTTATGCTGCTGACTTAGTAAGAGCTATTGACTTAAATGTAAAAGTTGGCTTTATGACAACATCAAGTTACGGACACAGTGAAACATCATCAGGAACTGTTAAAATAGTTAATGATATTCCTGATAATATTGAAGGATGGGACGTTCTTATTGTAGATGATATTGTTGACACTGGTATAACTATGGACTTTGTAGTAAACCATGTTAAAAATCTAAAACCTGCATCAGTTAAAACTTGTGTGCTTCTTGATAAACCATCTAGAAG
This genomic interval carries:
- the hpt gene encoding hypoxanthine phosphoribosyltransferase — translated: MEDKKRNILFSEDQISSRIKELGEIINREYKGRNLYVLSLLRGSFVYAADLVRAIDLNVKVGFMTTSSYGHSETSSGTVKIVNDIPDNIEGWDVLIVDDIVDTGITMDFVVNHVKNLKPASVKTCVLLDKPSRRKVEIKPDYCCFEIEDVFVVGYGLNYGDFYRNIPYVFNWEA
- the hflX gene encoding GTPase HflX, which gives rise to MIDGNIEGIKKSLIDELESIHSIKTLKDEVCNLEILNIISRISSLIEREVSVAINRKGNVTAVAIGDSTSVEVPVINIDEKRLAGVRVIHTHPNGYCNLSALDLTALLKLKLDAIVSVAVIDGSIVDFSLGMLTLYNNKLEYEEKSNLSLDAILSVNILDKIKFIENLIKTNDVIEDNEEKAILVGSDTRESLEELKELTEACNIPVLNTVFQSRNKIDAAFYIGRGKVLEIASMRQVERANVVIFDDELSGSQVRNLEAAIGAKVIDRTTLILEIFATRAKTKEAKIQVELAQLKYRLSRLQGLGTILSRTGGGIGTRGPGEKKLETDRRHIMETIYDLRAELKKIKKTREIQREKRNKENIPKVSLVGYTNAGKSTLRNALCDLAAKKENKTKEKVFEADMLFATLDTTTRAITLKNKGVITLTDTVGFVRKLPHDLVEAFKSTLEEVIFSDLLCHVIDTSSDTAVEQYIAVNEVLTELGAIDKETIIVLNKIDKASEEQINKIKEALEGNNKIIEVSAAFGTNLEEFLELIEEKLPYNYRKVEYLIPYEKGDIQSFLHRNGRVFEEDYRDNGTYMCVEVDDEVYNKTQEYIIK